The Arachis hypogaea cultivar Tifrunner chromosome 16, arahy.Tifrunner.gnm2.J5K5, whole genome shotgun sequence genome contains a region encoding:
- the LOC112755383 gene encoding uncharacterized protein: protein MESHNKNKRLNHGSHTPPKLSLVATSRTTMPPDAPTPPPRTVPVSVPFQWEEAPGKPRPCHARSESNNKGSDVARALELPPRLSTTNTNTKVSKTMSMPSPTTVLDGPYVMRATSFTTPFRNQKESWNANFVSSRWSGNNKNNGVESEGTFDFSSWTEDENGTVKITRIRRKGSFSQAKSQLWSSIYQSVKQVVPWRRRHERQRKSDNKI, encoded by the exons ATGGAGTCacataacaaaaacaaaagactcaatcATGGATCACACACACCACCCAAGCTCTCCCTTGTGGCCACTTCACGGACAACTATGCCCCCAGATGCTCCGACGCCGCCGCCACGGACGGTGCCAGTCTCAGTTCCGTTTCAGTGGGAGGAAGCACCGGGGAAGCCCAGACCGTGCCACGCACGATCTGAGTCAAACAACAAAGGTAGTGACGTGGCACGAGCCTTGGAGCTTCCTCCGAGGTTGTCAACAACCAACACAAATACAAAGGTTTCCAAGACCATGAGCATGCCTTCCCCAACAACGGTCTTGGATGGGCCTTATGTTATGCGTGCCACGTCTTTTACGACGCCGTTTAGGAATCAAAAGGAAAGTTGGAATGCCAATTTTGTGTCTAGCAGGTGGAGCGGCAATAACAAGAATAACGGTGTGGAGAGTGAGGGTACTTTTGACTTTTCAAGTTGGACTGAAGATGAAAATGGTACGGTCAAGATCACAAGGATTAGGAGAAAGGGGAGCTTCTCTCAGGCAAAATCGCAGTTATGG AGTAGCATTTACCAAAGCGTTAAGCAAGTAGTCCCATGGAGACGCAGGCATGAAAGGCAAAGAAAATCAGACAACAAAATTTGA